Proteins encoded within one genomic window of Saccharopolyspora pogona:
- the yczE gene encoding membrane protein YczE yields MASVSHEKSGHHFVARRMTAGEQLRADKKSWRLPQLLVGLVGYGTALTFLVDSSLGVSSWSVLAEGISLQTGVTFGWATNLTAVAVLLCWIPLRELPGLGTLLNIVLVGTSADWAANFVPAPTSLIQQLVHYFLGLLMLTFFDAVYLGARFGSGPRDGLMTGAMRATGKPIWAVRTGIEVIVLAMGWVLGGTVGFGTVLIALVMGPLVQHFLRFTTVRLDGDDAVGRTGRSPR; encoded by the coding sequence GTGGCTTCGGTTTCGCACGAGAAGAGCGGGCACCACTTCGTGGCGCGGCGGATGACGGCGGGCGAGCAGCTCCGCGCGGATAAGAAGTCCTGGCGGCTCCCGCAGCTGCTGGTGGGGCTGGTGGGATACGGGACGGCGCTCACCTTCCTGGTCGATTCGTCTCTGGGGGTATCCAGCTGGAGCGTCCTCGCGGAGGGGATTTCGCTGCAGACTGGGGTGACGTTCGGGTGGGCGACGAACCTGACGGCCGTCGCCGTCCTGCTCTGCTGGATCCCGCTGCGGGAACTCCCGGGGCTCGGCACCCTCTTGAACATCGTGCTCGTCGGAACATCCGCCGACTGGGCGGCGAACTTCGTACCTGCGCCGACTTCCCTCATACAGCAGCTGGTCCACTACTTCCTGGGGCTGCTGATGCTGACCTTCTTCGACGCGGTTTACCTGGGCGCCCGGTTCGGTTCCGGGCCGCGGGACGGCCTGATGACCGGCGCCATGCGCGCCACCGGCAAGCCGATCTGGGCGGTTCGCACCGGGATCGAGGTGATCGTCCTGGCCATGGGCTGGGTCCTAGGCGGAACCGTCGGATTCGGAACGGTGCTGATTGCGCTCGTGATGGGCCCGCTGGTCCAGCACTTCCTGCGCTTCACGACCGTCCGCCTGGACGGTGACGATGCGGTGGGGCGAACGGGCCGTTCGCCGCGATAG
- a CDS encoding aminotransferase class I/II-fold pyridoxal phosphate-dependent enzyme has translation MSAATRGAAMAFLLPDFHNPTGLCLSEVDRSRLRLGCPVVVDETMAELALDVDPPVPLAAHHPGVITIGSAAKTFWGGLRVGWVRADADLVQQLGQARTSTDLGTPVVEQLACVELLGEIDRILPDRLAVLRRRRALLLDLVAERLPDWTIGRSVGGLSVWARFPQPVSSALAAVAPQFGVRLAAGPRFGIGGAFERFVRLPYSLDAAAMTAGIDGIAEALAAVRAGRRADTPPSALA, from the coding sequence TTGTCGGCTGCCACTCGCGGCGCCGCGATGGCGTTCCTCCTGCCGGACTTCCACAACCCGACCGGCCTGTGCCTGTCCGAAGTTGACCGTTCGCGGCTGCGCCTCGGCTGCCCGGTGGTGGTGGACGAGACGATGGCCGAACTCGCCCTGGATGTCGATCCCCCGGTGCCGCTCGCCGCGCACCACCCGGGCGTAATCACGATCGGCTCGGCGGCCAAGACCTTCTGGGGCGGCCTGCGGGTGGGATGGGTGCGCGCGGACGCCGACCTCGTCCAGCAACTGGGCCAGGCGCGCACCAGCACGGATCTCGGAACGCCGGTGGTGGAACAGCTCGCCTGCGTCGAGCTGCTGGGCGAGATCGACCGGATCCTGCCGGACCGGCTGGCCGTTCTCCGCCGGCGCCGCGCCCTACTGCTGGACCTGGTGGCGGAGCGCCTGCCCGACTGGACGATCGGCAGGTCGGTGGGAGGCCTGTCGGTGTGGGCCCGATTCCCGCAGCCGGTCAGCTCGGCGTTGGCGGCCGTGGCGCCGCAGTTCGGCGTGCGCCTGGCGGCCGGCCCGCGCTTCGGGATCGGCGGGGCGTTCGAGCGCTTCGTGCGCCTGCCCTACTCCCTGGACGCAGCGGCCATGACGGCGGGAATCGACGGCATCGCGGAAGCGCTCGCGGCCGTCCGCGCCGGGCGACGCGCGGACACCCCGCCGTCCGCACTGGCATGA
- a CDS encoding VOC family protein, with translation MTFDAHDPARLAEFWAVALDYVQQSPPPGFESWEQFAQRIGLPEEKWDAFAAVMDPEGKGPRVFFQKVPEGKTAKNRVHLDINVSQRGLALDKTAERRQIVAEHVDQLKAVGATFVREVDEPNGYCIVLLDPEGNEFCVH, from the coding sequence GTGACTTTCGATGCTCACGATCCGGCGCGGTTGGCCGAGTTCTGGGCGGTGGCGCTGGATTACGTGCAGCAGTCGCCGCCACCGGGGTTCGAATCGTGGGAGCAGTTCGCGCAGCGGATCGGGCTGCCCGAGGAGAAGTGGGATGCCTTCGCCGCGGTGATGGACCCGGAGGGCAAGGGACCTCGGGTGTTCTTCCAGAAGGTCCCGGAGGGCAAGACCGCGAAGAACCGGGTGCACCTGGACATCAACGTCTCGCAGCGGGGCCTGGCGCTCGACAAGACCGCGGAGCGCCGCCAGATCGTCGCCGAGCACGTCGACCAGCTCAAGGCCGTGGGCGCGACCTTCGTCCGCGAGGTCGACGAGCCGAACGGCTACTGCATCGTCCTGCTGGATCCCGAGGGCAACGAGTTCTGCGTGCACTGA
- a CDS encoding FAD-dependent oxidoreductase, with translation MRVVIIGSGIAGTTAALALDKAGIDVSVHEAHPCGGADIGAFLTVAANGMRALRQIDVVPEVGFPLTSLRLTGSDGAELGSSAFDDGYRCVRRAELCDLLRSEVHRRGLPVEYGARFVAAEHDGDQVAARFADGRAVAGDLLIGADGLNSAVRALIDPVSKRYVGQQVFYGYSDSAEPPHEPGRIDMVRGGGSAFGYAVSPQGRTFWFSRVPAPSLDGTEGPDAMRDRLLTVLRPDATPTADIVAATDDVCATNAHDLVPTPRWRKGRMLLIGDAAHAASPATGQGASMAFEDAVVLAKALRDHGSLDAYERLRRPRVERNIVRSAQQSTALTPDHAERPEEVERLGQRHAEAPPDGDPAEWLDWNTELPV, from the coding sequence GTGCGAGTCGTCATCATCGGTAGCGGGATCGCGGGCACGACTGCCGCATTGGCGCTGGACAAAGCCGGGATCGACGTGAGCGTGCACGAGGCGCACCCGTGCGGCGGGGCGGACATCGGGGCGTTTCTGACGGTGGCGGCCAACGGTATGCGGGCGCTGCGCCAGATCGATGTCGTCCCGGAAGTGGGCTTCCCGTTGACGTCGCTGCGCCTCACCGGCAGCGACGGAGCGGAGTTGGGTTCGTCGGCTTTCGACGATGGCTATCGCTGCGTTCGCCGCGCCGAGTTGTGCGACCTGCTGCGCTCGGAGGTCCACCGCCGAGGTCTTCCCGTCGAGTACGGCGCGCGCTTCGTCGCCGCGGAGCACGACGGCGACCAGGTGGCGGCGCGGTTCGCCGATGGGCGGGCGGTCGCGGGCGATCTGCTCATCGGCGCCGACGGGCTGAACTCCGCGGTGCGCGCGTTGATCGACCCCGTGTCGAAGCGCTATGTGGGCCAGCAGGTCTTCTACGGCTACTCCGACAGCGCCGAGCCGCCGCACGAGCCGGGACGCATCGACATGGTCCGGGGCGGCGGCAGCGCCTTCGGCTACGCGGTCTCGCCGCAGGGCCGGACTTTCTGGTTCAGCAGGGTGCCGGCGCCGTCGCTGGACGGCACGGAGGGCCCGGACGCCATGCGCGACCGGCTGCTTACGGTACTGCGGCCCGACGCGACCCCGACCGCGGACATCGTCGCGGCTACCGATGACGTGTGTGCCACCAATGCCCACGACCTGGTGCCGACCCCGCGCTGGCGCAAGGGCCGCATGCTGCTCATCGGCGACGCGGCGCACGCAGCGTCGCCGGCGACGGGCCAGGGCGCTTCGATGGCGTTCGAGGATGCGGTGGTCCTGGCCAAGGCATTGCGCGACCACGGCAGCCTCGACGCCTACGAGCGTCTGCGCAGGCCAAGGGTCGAGCGCAACATCGTCCGCAGTGCGCAGCAGAGCACCGCGCTGACGCCCGACCACGCCGAACGTCCTGAAGAGGTCGAGCGATTGGGGCAGCGCCACGCCGAAGCACCGCCCGACGGCGACCCGGCCGAATGGCTGGACTGGAACACCGAACTGCCGGTGTGA
- the uvrB gene encoding excinuclease ABC subunit UvrB: MAFATEHPVLAQSEFRPVSDIPRIDGRFRMVSDYEPAGDQPQAIEDLERRINSGEKDVVLLGATGTGKSATTAWLIERVQRPTLVLEPNKTLAAQMANELRGFFPDNAVEYFVSYYDYYQPEAYVPQTDTYIEKDSSINEDVERLRHSATSNLLSRRDCVVVSSVSCIYGLGTPQSYLDRSIPLKIGGEIERDVFLRALVDVQYTRNDIAFARGTFRVRGDTVEIIPAYEELAVRVEFFGDEIDRLHYLHPLTGEIVREVRDLRIFPATHYVAGPDRMEKAIRGIEAEVEEQLGKLEKQNKLLEAQRLRMRTQYDIEMMRQVGFCSGIENYSRHIDDRPAGSAPATLIDYFPDDFLLVIDESHYTVPQIGGMYEGDASRKRTLVEHGFRLPSALDNRPLTFEEFSDRIGQTVYLSATPGPYEMAQAGGEFVEQVIRPTGLIDPEVIVKPTEGQIDDLVHEIRERADRDERVLVTTLTKKMAEDLTDYLLELGIRVRYLHSEVDTLRRVELLRQLRLGEYDVLIGINLLREGLDLPEVSLVSILDADKEGFLRSGTSLVQTIGRAARNVSGQVHMYADRITDSMQHAIDETNRRRAKQTAYNEEHGIDPQPLRKKIADILDRVYSESEDTEESVAVGGSGRNVSRGKKPTGEAVASAGLLADRDIKSMPRAELADLVQQLNDQMMNAARELQFELAARLRDEIHDLKKEIRGMDAAGIK, from the coding sequence GTGGCATTCGCGACTGAGCACCCCGTCCTGGCCCAATCCGAGTTCCGGCCGGTCAGCGACATCCCGCGGATCGACGGCCGGTTCCGCATGGTCAGCGACTACGAGCCGGCTGGCGACCAGCCGCAGGCGATCGAAGACCTGGAGCGGCGGATCAACTCCGGCGAGAAGGACGTAGTGCTGCTCGGCGCCACCGGCACCGGCAAGTCGGCGACCACCGCCTGGCTGATCGAGCGCGTCCAGCGGCCCACCCTGGTGCTGGAGCCGAACAAGACGCTTGCCGCCCAGATGGCCAACGAACTGCGCGGCTTCTTCCCGGACAACGCCGTCGAGTACTTCGTCAGCTACTACGACTACTACCAACCCGAGGCGTACGTCCCCCAGACCGACACCTACATCGAGAAGGACTCGTCGATCAACGAGGACGTCGAGCGGTTGCGCCACTCCGCCACGTCGAACCTGCTCAGCCGCCGCGACTGCGTGGTCGTCTCATCGGTGTCCTGCATCTACGGCCTGGGCACCCCGCAGTCGTACCTGGACCGGTCCATCCCACTGAAGATCGGTGGCGAGATCGAACGGGACGTGTTCCTGCGCGCGCTGGTGGACGTGCAGTACACCCGCAACGACATCGCCTTCGCCCGCGGCACCTTCCGGGTGCGCGGCGACACCGTAGAGATCATCCCGGCCTACGAGGAGCTCGCGGTGCGCGTGGAGTTCTTCGGCGACGAGATCGACCGGCTGCACTACCTGCACCCGCTGACCGGAGAGATCGTGCGCGAGGTGCGCGACCTGCGGATCTTCCCGGCGACACACTACGTGGCCGGCCCGGACCGGATGGAGAAGGCCATCCGCGGCATCGAGGCCGAGGTGGAGGAGCAGCTGGGCAAGCTGGAGAAGCAGAACAAGCTGCTGGAGGCGCAGCGGCTGCGGATGCGCACCCAGTACGACATCGAGATGATGCGCCAGGTCGGATTCTGCTCCGGCATCGAGAACTACTCCCGGCACATCGACGACCGCCCGGCCGGTTCGGCGCCGGCGACGCTGATCGACTACTTCCCGGACGACTTCCTGCTGGTCATCGACGAGTCGCACTACACGGTGCCGCAGATCGGCGGCATGTACGAGGGCGACGCGTCCCGCAAGCGGACCCTGGTCGAGCACGGCTTCCGGCTGCCCAGCGCGCTGGACAACCGGCCGCTGACCTTCGAGGAATTCAGCGACCGGATCGGCCAGACGGTGTACCTGTCGGCGACGCCGGGACCGTACGAGATGGCGCAGGCCGGCGGCGAGTTCGTCGAGCAGGTGATCCGCCCGACCGGGCTGATCGACCCCGAGGTGATCGTCAAGCCCACCGAGGGCCAGATCGACGACCTGGTGCACGAGATCCGGGAGCGCGCCGACCGCGACGAGCGGGTGCTGGTCACCACGTTGACCAAGAAGATGGCCGAGGACCTCACCGACTACCTGCTCGAACTGGGCATCCGGGTGCGGTACCTGCACTCCGAGGTCGACACCCTGCGGCGGGTCGAGCTGCTGCGGCAGCTACGCCTGGGGGAGTACGACGTGCTGATCGGCATCAACCTGCTGCGCGAGGGCCTGGACCTGCCGGAGGTCTCCCTGGTGTCGATCCTGGACGCCGACAAGGAGGGCTTCCTGCGCTCCGGCACCAGCCTGGTGCAGACGATCGGCCGCGCGGCCCGGAACGTGTCCGGCCAGGTGCACATGTACGCGGACCGGATCACCGACTCGATGCAGCACGCCATCGACGAGACCAACCGGCGCCGCGCCAAGCAGACGGCCTACAACGAAGAACACGGCATCGATCCGCAGCCGCTGCGCAAGAAGATCGCCGACATCCTGGACCGGGTGTACTCCGAGTCCGAGGACACTGAGGAGTCGGTGGCCGTCGGCGGTTCTGGCCGCAACGTCTCGCGCGGCAAGAAGCCGACCGGGGAGGCCGTGGCCAGCGCCGGGCTGCTGGCGGACCGCGATATCAAGTCGATGCCGCGCGCCGAGCTGGCGGACCTGGTCCAGCAGCTCAACGACCAGATGATGAACGCGGCCCGCGAGTTGCAGTTCGAGCTGGCCGCGCGGCTGCGCGACGAGATCCACGACCTCAAGAAGGAAATCCGGGGCATGGACGCCGCAGGCATCAAGTGA
- a CDS encoding SPW repeat protein, translated as MSSNAPIAGHPDLTEMRLRYERAAETPTAQVADGFTVLGGLFVALSPWITGFHAMTPSLTLNNLVTGLTATLLGLSFAAAYHRTHGIAWTVPVLGVWTIVAVFVMSGTAVMTSSVLCNVIGGAVLILAGLGTMAPAYATRATT; from the coding sequence ATGTCGAGCAACGCACCTATCGCTGGGCATCCGGATCTCACCGAGATGCGCCTGCGCTACGAGCGGGCCGCGGAAACTCCCACCGCTCAGGTGGCGGACGGCTTCACCGTGCTCGGTGGCCTGTTCGTCGCATTGTCGCCGTGGATCACCGGCTTTCACGCAATGACGCCGTCGTTGACGCTGAACAACCTGGTCACCGGTCTGACCGCGACCCTTCTCGGGCTCTCGTTCGCGGCCGCCTACCACCGCACGCACGGCATCGCCTGGACCGTACCGGTGCTGGGTGTGTGGACGATCGTGGCCGTGTTCGTGATGAGCGGAACCGCCGTCATGACCAGCAGCGTTCTGTGCAACGTGATCGGCGGCGCGGTCCTGATCCTCGCGGGTCTCGGCACGATGGCTCCGGCCTACGCCACCCGCGCGACGACCTGA
- a CDS encoding DUF402 domain-containing protein: MTTQREIAERLGLPVHPPKAEVFDLVANTNTDPKGHVRTVTRYERAPFGLYLARPTPGHPRIAALESWLLPELGLRVTRWYWHPGHEGDTDFYLDVADIEPGEQQWRTVDLYLDIAVRDRRAAELLDVDEFVVAVQADLLDAETAERAMRRACNAVDGLARHRYDLPKWLRDNGIELSWRGQPVEDPAPGQRRLPPSR; the protein is encoded by the coding sequence GTGACCACGCAGCGCGAGATCGCCGAACGGCTCGGCCTGCCCGTCCACCCGCCCAAGGCCGAGGTCTTCGATCTGGTCGCCAACACCAACACCGACCCCAAGGGCCACGTGCGCACCGTGACGCGCTACGAGCGCGCACCCTTCGGCCTGTACCTGGCCCGCCCGACCCCGGGGCACCCCCGCATCGCCGCCCTCGAATCCTGGCTGCTGCCCGAACTCGGGTTGCGCGTGACCCGCTGGTACTGGCACCCCGGGCACGAGGGCGACACGGACTTCTACCTCGACGTGGCGGACATCGAGCCGGGCGAACAGCAGTGGCGGACGGTCGACCTCTACCTCGACATCGCGGTGCGGGACCGGCGCGCGGCGGAGCTGTTGGACGTCGACGAATTCGTGGTCGCCGTGCAGGCGGACCTGCTGGACGCAGAGACCGCGGAGCGCGCGATGCGGCGCGCGTGCAACGCCGTCGACGGGCTCGCCCGGCACCGGTACGACCTGCCGAAGTGGTTGCGCGACAACGGGATCGAGCTGTCGTGGCGCGGGCAACCCGTCGAAGATCCCGCACCCGGCCAGCGGAGGCTACCGCCATCCCGGTGA
- a CDS encoding LuxR C-terminal-related transcriptional regulator yields MIRAAAQGKTMLSPEIASRLLPRSRAPEQSLSAREVEILELLVQGLGNKELARRLDGLPPR; encoded by the coding sequence GTGATCCGGGCCGCCGCGCAGGGCAAGACCATGCTCTCCCCGGAGATCGCCTCCCGGCTGCTGCCGCGCAGCCGCGCGCCGGAGCAGTCGCTGAGCGCCCGCGAGGTCGAGATCCTGGAGCTGCTGGTGCAGGGACTGGGCAACAAGGAGCTGGCCCGCCGCCTCGACGGCCTCCCGCCCCGCTGA
- a CDS encoding ankyrin repeat domain-containing protein — protein MVDQQLRRAADDGDLDQVCAALAAGADPAAQDDRQDSAFLVTGVTGGVGMLEAPLPANPEFALTNRYGGTALIPAGEHGHVEYVRAAVKTGIDVNHVNDLGWTALLEAVVLGDGSERYQEVAQLLVNAGADVNIRDRNGATALQHAESDGYTEIAEILRSAS, from the coding sequence GTGGTGGACCAGCAGCTCCGGCGCGCCGCCGACGATGGTGATCTCGACCAGGTGTGTGCCGCGCTGGCTGCCGGCGCCGACCCGGCCGCCCAGGACGACCGCCAGGACAGCGCCTTCCTGGTCACCGGGGTGACCGGCGGCGTCGGAATGCTGGAAGCGCCGCTGCCCGCGAACCCGGAATTCGCGCTGACCAACCGCTACGGCGGCACCGCGCTGATCCCGGCCGGCGAGCACGGGCACGTCGAGTACGTGCGAGCGGCGGTGAAGACCGGTATCGACGTCAACCACGTGAACGACCTCGGCTGGACCGCGCTGCTGGAAGCCGTGGTGCTGGGCGACGGGAGCGAGCGCTACCAGGAGGTCGCGCAGTTGCTCGTGAACGCGGGTGCCGACGTGAACATCCGCGACCGCAACGGCGCGACGGCTCTGCAGCACGCCGAGAGCGACGGCTACACCGAGATCGCCGAGATCCTCCGCTCGGCATCCTGA
- the coaE gene encoding dephospho-CoA kinase, with translation MLLMGLSGGIGSGKSTVARRLVERGAVLVDSDVLAREVVQPGTPGLTELVERFGDDILDSGGALNRPALAAKVFGDSDARADLNAITHPKIRELTAARIAQAPTDAVVVHDVPLLVEAGYAANYHLVVIVGAPEPVRVRRLIDRGLAEDDARARIAAQATDEQRRAVADVWLDNSGSVEEINAQVDALWQDRLVPFEENVRLRRRPPKRAPLLVEPDPEWPRQARRLIARIERAAGDKAVRIDHIGSTSVPGLPAKDIIDLQLTVRSLDDADALAEPLGEAGFPLLPEIRGDSPHSFAPDPVQWKKRIHLSADPGRYANLHVRVDGSASQRVALVFPDWLRADESARAEYLALKRKVSAEHANDPNHDAYADAKEPWFETGLRNAWHWADRTGWSPSD, from the coding sequence GTGTTGTTGATGGGACTCAGCGGTGGGATCGGTTCGGGGAAGTCGACGGTGGCTCGGCGGTTGGTGGAGCGCGGCGCGGTGCTCGTCGACTCCGACGTGCTGGCCAGGGAGGTCGTGCAGCCGGGCACTCCGGGGCTGACCGAGCTCGTCGAGCGGTTCGGGGACGACATCCTGGACTCCGGCGGCGCGCTGAACCGGCCGGCGTTGGCGGCGAAGGTCTTCGGCGACAGCGACGCCCGCGCCGACCTCAACGCGATCACGCACCCCAAGATCCGCGAACTGACGGCCGCGCGGATCGCACAGGCACCCACGGACGCGGTCGTCGTGCACGACGTTCCGCTGCTGGTCGAGGCCGGTTACGCGGCGAACTACCACCTGGTGGTCATCGTCGGTGCGCCGGAACCGGTCCGGGTGCGGCGGCTGATCGACCGCGGTCTGGCGGAGGACGACGCGCGCGCCCGCATCGCCGCGCAGGCCACCGACGAGCAGCGGCGCGCGGTCGCGGACGTCTGGCTGGACAACAGCGGTTCGGTCGAGGAGATCAACGCCCAGGTCGATGCGCTGTGGCAGGACCGGCTGGTGCCGTTCGAGGAGAACGTCCGGCTGCGGCGGCGACCGCCGAAGCGTGCGCCGCTTCTGGTCGAGCCGGACCCGGAGTGGCCGCGGCAGGCCCGACGGCTGATCGCCCGGATCGAGCGGGCGGCGGGCGACAAGGCGGTGCGGATCGACCATATCGGCTCGACCTCGGTGCCCGGCCTGCCCGCGAAGGACATCATCGACCTGCAGCTGACGGTGCGGTCGCTGGACGACGCGGATGCGCTCGCCGAACCGCTGGGCGAGGCCGGCTTCCCGCTGTTGCCGGAGATCCGCGGCGACAGCCCGCACTCCTTCGCCCCGGATCCGGTGCAGTGGAAGAAGCGGATACATCTCTCGGCCGATCCAGGCCGCTACGCGAACCTGCACGTCCGAGTCGACGGTTCCGCGAGCCAACGCGTCGCGCTGGTGTTCCCGGACTGGCTCCGCGCCGACGAATCGGCCCGCGCGGAATACCTCGCCCTCAAGCGCAAGGTCTCGGCCGAGCACGCGAACGACCCGAACCACGACGCCTACGCCGACGCGAAGGAACCGTGGTTCGAAACCGGGCTCCGCAACGCTTGGCACTGGGCCGACCGGACCGGCTGGTCGCCGAGCGACTGA
- the rpsA gene encoding 30S ribosomal protein S1 — translation MSTDTTTVPTAAATKPQVAVNDVGTEEDFLAAVDQTIKYFNDGDIVEGTIVKVDRDEVLLDIGYKTEGVIPSRELSIKHDVDPAEVVTVGDFVEALVLQKEDKEGRLILSKKRAQYERAWGTIEELKEKDEPVKGTVIEVVKGGLILDIGLRGFLPASLVEMRRVRDLQPYVGRELEAKIIELDKNRNNVVLSRRAWLEQTQSEVRSEFLNQLQKGQVRKGVVSSIVNFGAFVDLGGVDGLVHVSELSWKHIDHPSEVVEVGQEVTVEVLDVDMDRERVSLSLKATQEDPWRQFARTHAIGQIVPGKVTKLVPFGAFVRVDEGIEGLVHISELAERHVEIPEQVVQVGDEVMIKVIDIDLERRRISLSLKQANEGFSPDSEFDPTQYGMAAEYDNEGNYIYPEGFDVETQEWSEGYEKQREEWERQYAEAHTRFEKHIAQITKARQADAEAAAAAAAGGGEEPTSGGGNYSSGSADEQDSGSLASDAQLAALREKLSGGA, via the coding sequence ATGTCCACCGACACCACCACCGTCCCGACTGCAGCCGCCACCAAGCCGCAGGTCGCAGTGAACGACGTCGGGACGGAGGAGGACTTCCTCGCCGCCGTCGACCAGACCATCAAGTACTTCAACGATGGGGACATTGTTGAGGGCACCATCGTCAAGGTCGATCGCGACGAGGTGCTGCTTGACATCGGCTACAAGACCGAGGGCGTCATTCCCTCCCGCGAACTGTCGATCAAGCACGACGTCGACCCCGCCGAGGTCGTCACCGTCGGCGACTTCGTCGAGGCCCTCGTTCTCCAGAAGGAGGACAAGGAAGGCCGGCTGATCCTCTCCAAGAAGCGCGCCCAGTACGAGCGCGCCTGGGGCACCATCGAGGAGCTCAAGGAGAAGGACGAGCCGGTCAAGGGCACCGTCATCGAGGTCGTCAAGGGCGGTCTTATCCTCGACATCGGCCTGCGCGGCTTCCTGCCGGCCTCCCTGGTCGAGATGCGCCGCGTCCGCGACCTGCAGCCCTACGTGGGCCGCGAACTCGAGGCCAAGATCATCGAGCTGGACAAGAACCGCAACAATGTGGTCCTGTCCCGCCGCGCCTGGCTGGAGCAGACCCAGTCCGAGGTCCGCAGCGAGTTCCTCAACCAGCTGCAGAAGGGCCAGGTCCGCAAGGGCGTCGTGTCCTCCATCGTCAACTTCGGTGCGTTCGTCGACCTCGGTGGTGTTGACGGTCTGGTGCACGTCTCGGAGCTGTCCTGGAAGCACATCGACCACCCGAGCGAGGTCGTCGAGGTCGGCCAGGAAGTCACCGTCGAGGTCCTCGACGTGGACATGGACCGCGAGCGCGTGTCGCTGTCGCTGAAGGCCACCCAGGAAGACCCGTGGCGCCAGTTCGCCCGCACCCACGCGATCGGCCAGATCGTGCCGGGCAAGGTCACCAAGCTGGTGCCCTTCGGTGCGTTCGTCCGCGTCGACGAGGGCATCGAGGGCCTGGTGCACATCTCCGAGCTGGCAGAGCGCCACGTGGAGATCCCGGAGCAGGTCGTCCAGGTCGGCGACGAGGTGATGATCAAGGTCATCGACATCGACCTGGAGCGTCGCCGGATCTCGCTGTCGCTGAAGCAGGCCAACGAGGGCTTCAGCCCCGACTCGGAGTTCGACCCCACCCAGTACGGGATGGCCGCCGAGTACGACAACGAGGGCAACTACATCTACCCCGAGGGCTTCGACGTGGAGACCCAGGAGTGGAGCGAGGGCTACGAGAAGCAGCGTGAGGAATGGGAGCGGCAGTACGCCGAGGCCCACACGCGCTTCGAGAAGCACATCGCCCAGATCACCAAGGCCCGCCAGGCCGACGCGGAGGCCGCTGCGGCTGCCGCGGCCGGTGGCGGCGAGGAGCCGACCAGCGGCGGCGGCAACTACTCGTCGGGTTCGGCCGACGAGCAGGACAGCGGCTCGCTGGCCAGCGACGCGCAGCTGGCGGCGCTGCGGGAGAAGCTCTCCGGCGGTGCGTGA
- a CDS encoding class I SAM-dependent methyltransferase codes for MTRADKPENDGLQRISAEHLLGTVGVSKRTVDAAESRGANRLWWDADADDYQAEHGAFLGDSDFMWCPERLREQDAGLLGDVRGKRVLEVGCGAASCSRWLADQGAHPVGLDISAGMLRHAVAGGERSRTAVPLVQASADCLPFADDSFDLACSAFGGVPFVADAGAVFREVARVLRPGGRWVFAVTHPMRWVFPDDPGPTGLTATHSYFDHTPYVEIDADGQATYVEHHRTLGDYVRQLAAAGLHLVDLVEPEWPEGHTQTWGQWSPLRGRLFPGTAIFVCHL; via the coding sequence TTGACACGAGCCGACAAGCCGGAGAACGACGGGCTCCAGCGTATCTCGGCGGAGCACTTGTTGGGCACGGTCGGTGTGAGCAAACGCACTGTCGACGCGGCGGAATCGCGGGGCGCGAACCGGTTGTGGTGGGACGCTGACGCCGACGACTACCAAGCCGAACACGGCGCATTCCTCGGCGACAGCGATTTCATGTGGTGCCCGGAGCGGCTGCGCGAGCAGGACGCCGGGCTGCTCGGCGACGTCCGGGGCAAGCGGGTGCTGGAGGTCGGCTGCGGCGCGGCCTCGTGCTCGCGGTGGCTGGCCGACCAGGGCGCACATCCCGTCGGACTAGACATCTCGGCCGGGATGTTGCGCCACGCCGTCGCGGGCGGTGAGCGCAGCAGGACCGCCGTGCCGCTGGTGCAGGCCAGCGCGGACTGCCTGCCGTTCGCCGACGATTCCTTCGACCTGGCCTGCTCGGCGTTCGGCGGCGTGCCGTTCGTGGCCGATGCCGGAGCGGTGTTCCGGGAGGTCGCGCGGGTGCTGCGGCCGGGCGGCCGGTGGGTTTTCGCGGTGACGCACCCGATGCGGTGGGTCTTCCCCGACGATCCGGGGCCGACCGGGCTGACCGCGACCCACTCCTACTTCGACCACACCCCGTACGTGGAGATCGACGCCGACGGCCAGGCCACCTACGTGGAGCACCACCGCACGCTCGGCGACTACGTCCGCCAGTTGGCCGCCGCCGGGTTGCATCTGGTCGATCTCGTCGAACCGGAGTGGCCGGAGGGGCACACTCAGACGTGGGGACAGTGGAGCCCGCTGCGCGGACGACTCTTCCCCGGTACCGCGATCTTCGTTTGCCACCTTTGA